TGCAGACAAAATGCCGTACTTTATATAAGGTTAGTATACGTACATTCAATTGAAGGCCCCTTACTATTGTGTCTCGTCCCATTCTCTACCTGCTCGAGTCGATATAAATCTCCCACGACTCCCCTCAACTCGACCTTCTCTCTCCATCCAACGCACTCAAATCTTCCGCGTTTCGACCCactctactactactataccTCAAGCTCTGCGCTTAACCAATCTACCCCACTCTTACAATGTCTCCCATGACTATTGCTAAGAACTCTGCCGTTGTCAAGGGTTAGCCTTCCTCCCTTTCCGCTGCCTTTCAGAAAAGACGCTAATGATATCTATAGCTTCCCCCGGCGGTGGCTGCGTTATCATGTAAACGGATCTCGTCAGCTGAATCCGCAGCTCGATAAATCCTACGACCTGACAAGAATATCCCCCGCCGGCACTTGAGATCTCGCACCATAGTctgcctttttcttcttgacgATGAACTCTCTATATACTCGGCCCCCGGACAATCTCTCGCCCTGCCTCGAttcgtccttcttctccggctACGATGTGACATGATAACCCTACTTGACCCTGCTACCTGGTCAACTTCACAACTACAACCATGGAGATACATTGGTTGGATGGAATGGAGTGATTGAGCTGGGTTGAGTTTATCTTCGTACGAACCATACCCGGGAGCAACTacatgaaaagaaaaacaaagaCTGCTGGCGGTTGTTTGTACTATAGGGGGGGTGTCAGTTCTATTGTCTGTGGTCGTTGGCTTTGGTTTttcttgctgcttttcaTTTATAATTGCTTTTACTGGGTTATGTTATGTTTTCCTTTACAAAAGGGATGTCTGGTACCTAATGATAACATGTATCgttcttttttctatttAGATTGGATGGCAAGGTTTCTGTAGGAGATGGCCAAGGCGGTTGTACGTCGGGATGTTAGATGCAATAAAGTGGCATTAACCAAACAAATACGGTATCTCAATAACTCCATATATACAAGAGGTCACTATTTATGGTGCAGTTTCCTTCTGGATAGCATCAACCCTCGCAATATCATCCGCATTCGGCTCCTGCAACTCCTTATCAGAAAGCACAAACGCATCCCCGACGGTATCCTCAACTTGCTCCAGTGTATGCGAGACAACTCCCACAGAGCGTGCCATCCCAACCTCAACCATATCCTCGCCTACAGCAGATTGAATGCGTCCCTCGCCGCCGTGGTCCATCAAATCGGCCTCGAAGGCATGGCAGAGGGATTTGAGGGGTTCCAGGAATCGATTGCGGAAGGAGAGATATGTCTTTTCGAGTTGGAGGCGTTCGCGGAGTTTCGGGGAGGAGACGATGACGTAGTAAAGGCCTAGGGCGGCGTGGATGGATGGCGTGAGCGTTTGGGAGAATTTGATCCAGGAGGCGACAATTTCGGAGGAGACGTCGAGGAAGAGATGAGTGGAGTTGAAGAGAAGGGGGAAGAGGACGGAGAAGTAGTGTGAGTCCTGGAAGATGCTGGACTCAGGAGTTTGCTCTGTGGTGGCCAAGATTTCGTCTTTGAGCCATCCGATAGCGCTGTCTTTGGCGGTTAGTAAGGTATCGTCCTCTAGGACCTTTCGGATCAATTTGAAGCGAGTCACTTCGGATGGATGGCTGTGGATGATGGTGGATGGTATCTGTCGGAGTGTGCTGTAGTTTTGGCGCGCTGTACAGGCCGTAAGCTCCAGAACGAAGTTGTTGAACTCCGTCTCAGAGGATGGCTCCCCAATGGCATTCTCCATGGAGAACACCGTCAATGTCAGTAAGGAGTCCAGAAGGGGCTGCGGTTGCCCGAATGCCACCTCATCTGGAGTCTTGAAACCCCCAACAAAGTTTGAGAACAGTTGAGCCAGGTCAGGGAAAACCGCAATCGGCGTGACCTGTCCTGACGAAAACAGCTCTGCCACCGCGGCCCGCGCagccaacagcaacaacgagcCGTGTCTCTCAAGCGGGATGTCTTCGGGGTTCTTTGGGGGTTCGTCAAAGTCTAGCGGTGGAGGATGGCTTTCGGACGGTTGAGAAACAATCGCAAGAAGTTGCTTGTCATCTAAACCAAAGTCTCGAGACAGAGCCTGTGAAGTCAGCAGGAGATTTCAACGGGAAACATTGAGTGACCTACAGTGATCTTTGCCATAATCAAATCTCTTTCTTTGAGATGCTTTGTAGAAGTGTATACGTCTGTCTGCGACTCTCTCCCCGGTATACACAAGTTCGGACGTAGCTTTTCTTGCAACCTAATGGCCCACGACATGCCTGAGTCCATAGGACTCGAGAAACTCAAGAGATATGACTTGAGCAATTCGATCAGACCAAATTGCAAGAACTTCCTCACAAGTATAGTTTCGTCATTGCTCGAAGGCGCAGTCGACTGTGCTTCAGCTTCGGGATCGGGGGCAGATGCCTCTGAAACTCGCAAGATGCTGGATTCGCTAGCTGCTCTCGGCGGGGGCGCGGGCCTCTTCGAAGGGGCGACGTCTCTGAAGAACTCCAGCAGTGCGATTGTGGTCTCGTTCGTTGGCATCAGGGTATAGGCTTCCAGTGCGGCCTGAAGGGACGTAGCGATGAAGCGGCTCGGGGACTTTGTTTGGATGCGACGATGGAGTACCGATAGCATGGCCATGAGACAGTTGAACTTCAAGATATGCCGTGGAAGACTACCATCCATCTCTTGTGTTTCCTGCACGCTACTCCCTTCCCCAGTATCCCcaatatcttcctcctcatcttcgtcatccggctgcagtttcatcaaagcaTCTGAAACACGCAGGATGACTTCTCTCGGATTCCCCAGACGGGCGATATCTTGCAGACATTCGG
The sequence above is a segment of the Aspergillus chevalieri M1 DNA, chromosome 6, nearly complete sequence genome. Coding sequences within it:
- a CDS encoding uncharacterized protein (COG:S;~EggNog:ENOG410PGYV;~InterPro:IPR013877,IPR040347;~PFAM:PF08568;~go_process: GO:0034599 - cellular response to oxidative stress [Evidence IEA]), with translation MTDTEDPLIAALPPATDYLTYLTILEYQLTPARLPTLHKLLQDETLTTNIGWDLVQLLLPMLPQSSECLQDIARLGNPREVILRVSDALMKLQPDDEDEEEDIGDTGEGSSVQETQEMDGSLPRHILKFNCLMAMLSVLHRRIQTKSPSRFIATSLQAALEAYTLMPTNETTIALLEFFRDVAPSKRPAPPPRAASESSILRVSEASAPDPEAEAQSTAPSSNDETILVRKFLQFGLIELLKSYLLSFSSPMDSGMSWAIRLQEKLRPNLCIPGRESQTDVYTSTKHLKERDLIMAKITALSRDFGLDDKQLLAIVSQPSESHPPPLDFDEPPKNPEDIPLERHGSLLLLAARAAVAELFSSGQVTPIAVFPDLAQLFSNFVGGFKTPDEVAFGQPQPLLDSLLTLTVFSMENAIGEPSSETEFNNFVLELTACTARQNYSTLRQIPSTIIHSHPSEVTRFKLIRKVLEDDTLLTAKDSAIGWLKDEILATTEQTPESSIFQDSHYFSVLFPLLFNSTHLFLDVSSEIVASWIKFSQTLTPSIHAALGLYYVIVSSPKLRERLQLEKTYLSFRNRFLEPLKSLCHAFEADLMDHGGEGRIQSAVGEDMVEVGMARSVGVVSHTLEQVEDTVGDAFVLSDKELQEPNADDIARVDAIQKETAP